A window from bacterium encodes these proteins:
- a CDS encoding dihydrofolate reductase, whose amino-acid sequence MRSKTSVFIATSLDGFIARKDGSIDWLEVANTWVPEGEDCGYHAFFSTVDVLVMGRASFETVVGFETWPYGDKRVVVLSRREMAIPAALARTVTASSEAPRDLVNRLTAEGAKHLYIDGGITIQRFFAEDLIDELTITTIPVLLGEGRPLFGPLEKDIALTHVATKAYDFGFVQAVYRVAR is encoded by the coding sequence ATGCGTAGCAAAACATCGGTGTTCATCGCGACCAGTCTCGACGGCTTCATCGCGCGAAAGGACGGCAGCATCGATTGGCTGGAAGTGGCCAATACCTGGGTGCCCGAGGGGGAGGACTGCGGTTATCACGCTTTCTTCTCGACGGTCGATGTTCTCGTGATGGGGCGCGCCAGCTTCGAGACGGTCGTGGGCTTCGAGACCTGGCCCTACGGCGACAAGCGCGTCGTCGTCCTGAGCAGGCGGGAGATGGCGATCCCAGCCGCGCTCGCGCGCACCGTCACGGCCTCGTCGGAGGCCCCCCGCGACCTGGTGAACCGCCTCACGGCCGAGGGCGCGAAGCACCTGTACATCGACGGTGGTATCACCATCCAGCGCTTTTTCGCAGAAGACCTGATCGACGAGCTGACCATCACGACGATTCCCGTGCTGCTCGGCGAAGGGCGGCCGCTCTTCGGGCCGTTGGAAAAAGACATCGCCCTCACGCACGTGGCCACGAAGGCCTACGACTTCGGCTTCGTCCAGGCCGTCTACCGCGTCGCGCGCTAG
- a CDS encoding SOS response-associated peptidase produces MCGRFSQSASPEALAKAFGLPEVPTLSPRYNIAPSQPIPIIRRDASDRARHLSLARWGLVPGWTKDPKTAPHPINARAESAAEKPTFRDAFRHRRCLIPADGFYEWKTQDAKKQPVRFTMQDGHLFAFAGLWERWQAPDGTLLETATILTTEANALVRPVHDRMPVILPPAAYDAWLDPGLRDPAALMPMLGPYPASEMRSYPVSPKVNATASEGPDLITPQEPGGGQLSLF; encoded by the coding sequence ATGTGCGGCCGCTTCAGTCAGAGCGCCTCGCCCGAGGCTCTCGCCAAGGCCTTCGGGCTCCCCGAGGTCCCGACGCTGAGCCCGCGCTACAACATCGCGCCGAGCCAGCCGATCCCCATCATCCGCCGTGATGCGAGCGATCGCGCCCGACACCTGAGCCTGGCCCGCTGGGGACTCGTCCCTGGTTGGACCAAGGACCCCAAGACCGCTCCGCACCCCATCAACGCCCGCGCCGAGAGCGCAGCCGAGAAGCCGACCTTCCGCGACGCCTTCCGCCATCGCCGGTGCCTGATCCCGGCCGACGGCTTCTACGAGTGGAAAACCCAGGACGCCAAGAAGCAGCCGGTGCGCTTCACCATGCAGGACGGCCACCTCTTCGCGTTCGCCGGGCTCTGGGAACGGTGGCAGGCACCGGACGGCACCCTGCTCGAAACGGCGACCATCCTGACCACCGAGGCCAACGCCCTCGTGCGCCCCGTCCACGACCGGATGCCCGTCATCCTTCCCCCGGCGGCCTACGATGCATGGCTCGACCCCGGGCTGCGCGACCCGGCGGCCCTGATGCCGATGCTTGGACCCTACCCCGCCTCCGAGATGCGCAGCTATCCGGTCAGCCCCAAGGTCAACGCCACCGCGAGCGAAGGCCCCGACCTGATCACCCCGCAGGAGCCCGGTGGCGGGCAACTGTCGCTGTTTTGA
- the arfB gene encoding aminoacyl-tRNA hydrolase translates to MADVQVAPGVTIPDAAIAFSASRASGPGGQNVNKVASKVELRVDTRLIQGLTMGARSRLQALAGKRWLDSGILLITSSETRNQVDNRLLAETKLIELIKEAIVIPKARRATKPTRGSQERRVTSKKERSQVKQNRGRYRGDE, encoded by the coding sequence ATGGCCGACGTGCAAGTGGCTCCCGGTGTCACCATCCCCGACGCGGCGATCGCCTTCTCGGCGAGCCGAGCCTCGGGGCCGGGCGGCCAGAACGTGAACAAGGTCGCAAGCAAGGTCGAGCTGCGGGTGGACACCCGGCTCATCCAGGGCCTGACCATGGGCGCACGCTCTCGCCTGCAGGCACTTGCGGGCAAGCGCTGGCTCGACAGCGGGATCCTGCTCATCACCTCGTCCGAGACCCGGAACCAGGTGGACAACCGCCTCCTGGCCGAGACCAAGCTCATCGAGCTCATCAAAGAGGCGATCGTCATCCCCAAGGCCCGCCGCGCGACCAAGCCCACCCGCGGCTCGCAGGAGCGCCGCGTGACGAGCAAGAAGGAGCGCTCGCAGGTCAAGCAGAACCGCGGTCGCTACCGCGGGGACGAATAG
- a CDS encoding tetratricopeptide repeat protein yields MSTLCAHYTDQGHQAFARGDFSNARRHYQAALAIAPTSAPLHLALGLVAQRADDHETAERHFREAIRLDPASAKAHYLLATALQARGMIPEACASLEAAVQHAPDFAIAHLLLAQLLRQRGEARAGEAHLRRAAQELPDFSPVARALGEWLCAEGNLLEGISWLVRASRLSPRDPAAWLSLGLAYGLAGRWDEAAKAHQQASELLPGNAQPFFQMGWLLYRAEQLDAAADAFERGLRAQPVHVPSLLALGILRGRQRAFEAANACFEKVLRQEPDNPDAGFWLGVGLMNQSRFDEARRHLQRLVEHHPDAALVRAAWTALTLPDRSS; encoded by the coding sequence GTGAGCACCCTTTGCGCCCACTACACGGACCAAGGACACCAAGCGTTCGCGCGCGGTGACTTTTCGAACGCCCGCAGGCACTACCAGGCCGCGCTCGCGATCGCGCCCACCTCAGCTCCCCTACACCTGGCTCTGGGCCTCGTCGCCCAGCGCGCCGACGACCACGAAACGGCCGAACGGCACTTTCGCGAGGCCATCCGCCTGGATCCCGCCAGCGCCAAGGCCCATTACCTGCTTGCGACGGCGCTTCAAGCCAGAGGCATGATCCCCGAGGCCTGCGCGAGCCTCGAAGCCGCCGTCCAGCACGCGCCGGACTTCGCGATCGCCCACCTCTTGCTCGCTCAGCTGCTGCGCCAGCGTGGCGAGGCCCGTGCCGGCGAAGCTCACCTGCGCCGTGCCGCCCAAGAGCTGCCGGATTTCTCCCCGGTGGCGCGCGCGCTCGGCGAGTGGCTCTGCGCAGAAGGCAACCTGCTCGAAGGCATCTCCTGGCTAGTGCGCGCAAGCCGGCTTTCGCCGCGCGATCCGGCCGCTTGGCTGAGCCTCGGGCTCGCCTATGGGCTCGCGGGCAGGTGGGACGAGGCCGCCAAGGCGCACCAGCAAGCCAGCGAACTCCTGCCAGGCAACGCCCAACCCTTCTTCCAGATGGGCTGGCTGCTCTACCGCGCCGAGCAGCTCGACGCCGCAGCGGATGCTTTCGAGCGCGGCTTGCGCGCCCAGCCAGTCCATGTCCCGTCCCTGCTCGCGCTCGGAATCCTGCGCGGACGCCAAAGGGCTTTCGAGGCGGCCAACGCCTGCTTCGAGAAAGTTTTGCGCCAGGAACCCGATAATCCAGATGCCGGGTTCTGGCTCGGCGTCGGCTTGATGAACCAATCGCGGTTCGACGAGGCGCGCCGCCATCTCCAGCGCCTGGTCGAGCACCATCCGGACGCCGCCCTCGTGCGTGCGGCCTGGACCGCGCTCACGCTTCCTGACCGGTCATCCTGA
- a CDS encoding acyl-CoA thioesterase, with translation MMTVRLRLAAMLTRWFFTERRQAPAPVSRLTMRCSLFDCDINRHMNNSRYLALMDLGRYHLTLISGLGRELWRRRWFPVLVRAEIDFKRSIKPGERFVLETSLAEVGTKRVVLAQRFWLGDTLVAEALVTGVFIHRGKGQPLAEMLEQFRDLWPEIDASLAQGSTSA, from the coding sequence ATGATGACGGTCCGTCTGCGTCTTGCCGCCATGCTCACCCGCTGGTTCTTCACGGAGCGGAGACAGGCACCCGCCCCCGTCAGCCGCCTGACCATGCGCTGCAGCCTGTTCGACTGCGACATCAACCGCCACATGAACAACAGCCGCTACCTGGCGCTGATGGACCTCGGGCGCTACCATCTCACGCTCATCAGCGGCCTCGGACGCGAACTGTGGCGCCGTCGCTGGTTCCCGGTCCTGGTGCGGGCCGAGATCGACTTCAAGCGCTCGATCAAACCCGGTGAACGCTTCGTGCTGGAGACCAGCCTCGCCGAGGTGGGCACCAAGCGGGTCGTGCTGGCGCAGCGGTTCTGGCTGGGCGACACCTTGGTCGCCGAAGCCTTGGTGACAGGCGTCTTCATCCATCGCGGAAAGGGACAGCCCCTCGCGGAGATGCTCGAACAGTTCCGCGACTTGTGGCCCGAGATCGACGCGAGCCTCGCGCAGGGCTCGACTTCCGCCTGA
- a CDS encoding PAS domain S-box protein: MGKRNDTWAARELFSEAQGELDPWAGRSLQSLQEELHRIECLNRVSELLEQTLDLDMMLPRLLQLLQDIFESDRTWLLYPCDPEIDAFKVPFLLTRPGFEIPSGEQHEISLGASGAAMMREALETPTPVAHGRNNPVPWQSEMVSLFQIRSQLYTPIRPRLGKPWLLGLHQCTYDRNWTPQEQRLFRDIAARMGETFSNLLYHQELKRSEEKYRQVIESLKEVIVQIDAEGRLRFLNSAWSDFTGLPVAEALGTPFTRHLHAKDRPRVRRRLQQLLTQKTETTHFEARFCLPDGSYRWGEVLAQRVQEKEGAPVGISATVIDISERKQAEEARAEAQAAKELDRLKTNFVNAVSHDLRTPLTSIKGYAEFLSEGIAGMLVPEQQGFVRQIERGVHRLEHLVNDLLDFARLDAGTFSLRVEEADFALKVRHIAESFRPLIEDSAIHLILEGVDEPLPACMDRQRIGQVLSNLIQNAITFTPAGGTLRLRALRVGDGIRCEVIDSGEGIAAKDLAKLFTRFGQLDSGRAKGGTGLGLSISKSLIEAHGGSIGVVSELGRGSTFWFTIPAREV, translated from the coding sequence ATGGGCAAGCGAAACGATACCTGGGCGGCGCGAGAACTTTTTTCCGAGGCTCAGGGCGAGCTTGATCCCTGGGCGGGCCGATCCTTGCAGTCCCTGCAAGAGGAGCTGCACCGGATAGAGTGCCTGAACCGGGTCTCGGAGCTGCTCGAGCAGACGCTGGACCTCGATATGATGCTCCCACGCTTGCTGCAATTGCTCCAGGACATCTTCGAGAGCGATCGCACCTGGCTCCTCTACCCTTGTGACCCCGAGATTGATGCCTTCAAGGTGCCGTTCCTGCTCACGAGGCCCGGCTTCGAGATCCCCTCCGGCGAGCAGCACGAGATCTCCCTTGGCGCGAGTGGCGCGGCTATGATGCGCGAGGCTCTCGAAACGCCGACGCCGGTGGCCCACGGGCGCAACAACCCCGTGCCATGGCAATCCGAGATGGTCTCGCTTTTCCAGATCCGCTCCCAGCTTTACACCCCAATCCGGCCGCGCCTCGGGAAGCCTTGGTTGCTGGGTCTGCACCAGTGCACCTACGACCGTAACTGGACCCCGCAAGAACAGCGCCTGTTCCGCGACATCGCCGCTCGGATGGGCGAGACCTTCAGCAATCTGCTCTACCACCAGGAGCTGAAGCGCTCGGAGGAGAAGTACCGCCAGGTCATCGAAAGCCTCAAGGAGGTTATCGTCCAGATCGACGCGGAAGGGCGTCTCCGCTTCCTCAACTCGGCCTGGTCGGACTTCACGGGGCTTCCCGTCGCGGAGGCGCTTGGGACCCCCTTCACCCGCCACCTGCATGCCAAGGATCGCCCTCGGGTCAGGCGGCGCTTGCAACAGCTCTTGACCCAAAAGACCGAGACGACTCACTTCGAGGCCCGCTTCTGCTTGCCGGACGGTTCGTATCGCTGGGGCGAGGTCCTGGCGCAAAGGGTGCAGGAAAAGGAAGGCGCTCCTGTCGGCATCTCCGCCACCGTGATCGACATCAGCGAGCGCAAGCAAGCCGAGGAAGCCCGTGCCGAGGCCCAGGCCGCCAAGGAGCTCGATCGGCTCAAGACCAACTTCGTCAACGCTGTCTCTCACGACCTGCGGACGCCACTGACCTCGATCAAGGGATACGCCGAGTTCTTATCCGAGGGCATCGCAGGCATGCTCGTGCCCGAGCAGCAGGGCTTCGTCAGGCAGATCGAACGCGGCGTCCACCGCCTCGAGCACCTGGTCAACGACCTGCTCGACTTCGCCCGCCTGGATGCGGGCACCTTCTCGCTGCGGGTGGAGGAAGCGGACTTTGCCCTCAAGGTCCGACACATCGCCGAGAGCTTCCGTCCGCTCATCGAGGATTCCGCCATCCACTTGATCCTCGAAGGGGTGGATGAGCCGCTGCCTGCGTGCATGGATCGTCAGCGCATCGGGCAGGTCCTCTCGAACCTGATCCAGAATGCGATCACTTTCACTCCGGCTGGAGGCACCCTTCGCCTGAGGGCACTGCGGGTGGGCGATGGGATTCGCTGCGAGGTCATCGATTCGGGCGAAGGGATCGCGGCCAAGGACTTGGCGAAGCTCTTCACGCGCTTCGGTCAGCTCGATAGCGGCCGTGCCAAGGGGGGGACGGGCCTCGGCCTGAGCATCAGCAAGTCGCTGATCGAGGCCCACGGCGGCAGCATCGGGGTCGTGAGCGAGCTTGGCCGCGGCAGTACCTTCTGGTTCACGATCCCGGCCCGCGAGGTCTGA
- the glsA gene encoding glutaminase A — MLSTRPTPAERFDIDTTLRTLYDTLKDLDAGNVASYIPELAKACPDWFGITLCSPEGEIFEIGDARQQFTIQSISKPLVYGQALDAYGRAFVASRVGVEPTGDAFHSIISLDEKSKRPHNPMVNAGAIAMTSLIQGATASERLSRLLDTFQRYVGHPVAVDMPTYTSERSTGHRNRAIAHLMLNFGMIEGSVEEQLDLYFQQCAVLVDCRDLAVIAATLANRGINPLTGDRAVHEEHVRDLLSVMFTCGLYDYAGEWAYEVGFPAKSGVGGGILAVVPNRWGIGVFSPRLDARGNSVRGIEVCKALSRQWRLHLFDAPSP; from the coding sequence ATGCTGTCTACCCGTCCGACCCCTGCCGAGCGCTTCGACATCGACACCACCCTGCGCACGCTCTACGACACCCTCAAGGACCTGGACGCAGGCAACGTCGCCTCCTACATCCCCGAGCTCGCCAAGGCCTGCCCTGATTGGTTCGGCATCACCCTCTGCAGCCCTGAAGGGGAAATCTTCGAGATTGGGGATGCCCGGCAGCAATTTACAATCCAGTCGATCTCGAAGCCCCTCGTCTACGGCCAGGCGCTCGATGCTTATGGACGCGCGTTCGTCGCCTCACGGGTCGGCGTGGAGCCCACGGGGGACGCCTTCCACTCCATCATCTCCCTGGACGAGAAGTCCAAGCGCCCGCACAACCCCATGGTCAACGCCGGGGCCATCGCCATGACGAGCCTGATCCAGGGGGCGACGGCCAGCGAGCGCCTCTCTCGGCTGCTCGATACCTTCCAGCGCTACGTCGGCCATCCGGTCGCAGTGGACATGCCGACCTACACCTCCGAGCGCAGCACGGGGCACCGCAACCGCGCGATCGCCCACCTCATGCTCAACTTCGGCATGATCGAGGGCAGCGTCGAAGAGCAGCTCGACCTCTACTTCCAGCAGTGCGCGGTGCTGGTGGACTGCCGGGACCTCGCCGTCATCGCCGCCACCCTGGCGAACCGGGGCATCAACCCGCTCACGGGCGATCGCGCCGTCCACGAAGAGCACGTGCGGGACCTATTGAGCGTCATGTTCACCTGCGGCCTGTACGACTACGCCGGCGAGTGGGCCTACGAGGTTGGCTTCCCCGCCAAGAGCGGCGTGGGTGGCGGCATCCTCGCAGTCGTGCCCAATCGCTGGGGAATCGGCGTCTTCTCGCCACGCCTCGACGCGCGTGGCAACAGCGTGCGCGGCATCGAAGTCTGCAAGGCGCTCTCTCGGCAGTGGCGGCTTCACCTGTTCGACGCGCCCAGCCCCTGA
- a CDS encoding sulfurtransferase — MPPILNISAYRFVTIEDPQALREQALAEASARNLKGTVLLAEEGINLFLAGTEDAVRGWVSWLRSDTRFAPIEPKESWSETVPFRRLLVKVKREIIRMNHPTIRPEEGRAPTVSPETLARWIRAGHDDEGREVVTLDTRNAFEVDFGGFEGAIDWRIEKFSDFPEAVEAHRRELEGKTVVSFCTGGIRCEKAAIYMQRAGIPHVYQLEGGILKYFEETEAPGWRGECFVFDEREALEPSLAPRHGTIASNRS, encoded by the coding sequence GTGCCCCCCATTCTCAACATTTCGGCTTATCGCTTCGTGACGATCGAGGACCCGCAGGCTCTGCGGGAGCAGGCTTTGGCCGAGGCCAGCGCGCGCAACCTCAAGGGGACGGTGTTGCTTGCCGAGGAAGGCATCAACCTGTTTTTGGCGGGCACGGAAGACGCCGTGAGAGGCTGGGTTTCCTGGCTTCGCTCGGATACCCGCTTCGCTCCGATCGAGCCCAAGGAAAGCTGGAGCGAGACCGTTCCGTTTCGGCGGCTCCTGGTCAAGGTCAAGCGCGAGATCATCCGCATGAACCATCCGACGATCCGCCCGGAAGAAGGTCGCGCGCCGACCGTGAGCCCCGAGACCCTGGCCCGCTGGATCCGTGCCGGGCACGACGACGAGGGGCGCGAAGTGGTGACCCTGGATACGCGTAACGCCTTCGAGGTGGACTTTGGCGGCTTCGAGGGGGCCATCGACTGGCGCATCGAGAAGTTCAGCGACTTTCCCGAGGCGGTCGAGGCCCATCGCCGCGAGCTGGAAGGCAAGACCGTCGTGAGCTTTTGCACGGGCGGCATTCGCTGCGAGAAGGCCGCGATCTACATGCAGCGGGCCGGGATTCCGCACGTGTATCAGCTCGAAGGCGGCATCCTGAAGTACTTTGAGGAGACCGAGGCCCCGGGTTGGCGTGGCGAATGCTTCGTCTTCGATGAGCGCGAGGCGTTAGAACCTTCGTTAGCGCCGAGGCACGGAACTATCGCTTCCAATCGGAGCTGA
- a CDS encoding DUF4365 domain-containing protein, protein MSYAFVHAIAAHAGYSCDRPVKDRDSIDAVISARGLLLEDSILTSPIIQVQLKATACDPFETETSFSFQLPIKNYNDLRSHSMAPRLLVVVTLPLLKDEWLTMTDDALIAKRCAYWAKLKGLSDSSNTHTQSIVIQRNNRFTSSTLKQMMINASFQEELDRGL, encoded by the coding sequence TTGAGCTACGCGTTTGTCCACGCAATTGCCGCACATGCGGGGTATAGCTGTGACAGACCGGTAAAAGACCGAGACAGTATCGATGCTGTAATTTCGGCTCGTGGTCTTCTTCTTGAAGACTCGATATTAACTTCACCAATAATTCAAGTTCAACTTAAGGCTACAGCCTGCGATCCGTTTGAAACGGAAACTTCATTTTCATTCCAACTGCCTATAAAGAACTATAACGACCTTCGCAGCCATTCGATGGCGCCGAGACTATTGGTTGTAGTAACACTTCCTCTACTAAAAGATGAATGGCTTACCATGACGGACGATGCCTTAATTGCAAAGAGGTGTGCGTATTGGGCAAAGCTAAAAGGTCTTTCTGATAGCTCAAACACTCACACGCAATCGATAGTTATACAACGAAACAACCGTTTTACCTCCTCGACTCTGAAACAAATGATGATTAATGCATCTTTTCAGGAGGAGCTTGACCGTGGCCTATAA
- a CDS encoding SagB/ThcOx family dehydrogenase yields MTMLTRSVAETYHELTKYSPESIQRPNKIDWNHPPDQVKYYATGDVVDLSHYLTLLERPRTPSATLLAAQMGADEVSLAQLSHLLYLTNGVTAVLPHPQRDFMMRAAPSAGGLYPTELYVVSRGYPGLPDGAYNFQVRDHSLLAFWPGDHMARLQQACFGHPALAEADLAIVASSVFFRSAWRYQDRAYRRICLDTGHVLGNLEMAAPWFDRIALPIGGFFDDELNELFFFERGSEEALAVIALPRRDRITSAMLAAPTALASEVELGASSLPEGYRLSALHEASKLHALPGGLPEAPQPMDEESKERYPFAVAEPLQGLPIDWEQGISDAMIQRRSTRAFSGAALSRLELATLLDFTYRPDCSDDPRINADPRYFDATMLGTYVAVNDVAGLEPGCYHYHPGRRELRQIRFKNLSEEVQYLCLGQELGGKASAVVFHTANLPAAIERYGERAYRYLHLDAGHLGQRLNVASMQMGIGVSGIGGFFDDEVNELLGIPESEAVVYITTLGRPAEH; encoded by the coding sequence TTGACCATGTTGACCCGATCGGTCGCCGAGACCTACCACGAACTGACCAAGTATTCTCCAGAATCTATCCAGCGTCCGAACAAGATCGACTGGAATCACCCGCCTGACCAGGTGAAATACTACGCCACGGGCGACGTGGTGGACCTCTCGCATTACCTGACGCTGCTCGAGCGCCCGCGTACGCCTTCTGCTACCTTGCTCGCCGCGCAGATGGGGGCCGACGAGGTCTCGCTCGCTCAGCTTTCGCACTTGCTCTACCTCACCAACGGGGTAACGGCGGTCCTGCCCCATCCTCAGCGCGACTTCATGATGCGCGCGGCACCCTCGGCGGGCGGTCTCTATCCGACCGAACTGTACGTTGTGAGTCGCGGCTATCCCGGCCTCCCGGACGGTGCTTACAACTTTCAGGTGCGGGACCACTCGCTGCTCGCCTTCTGGCCCGGCGATCACATGGCGCGCCTTCAGCAAGCTTGCTTCGGGCATCCTGCTCTCGCGGAAGCGGACCTCGCAATCGTCGCTTCCTCGGTCTTCTTCCGGAGCGCCTGGCGCTACCAGGACCGGGCCTATCGCCGGATTTGTCTCGACACCGGTCACGTCCTCGGCAATCTGGAGATGGCAGCCCCTTGGTTCGATCGCATCGCGCTGCCCATCGGTGGCTTCTTCGATGATGAGCTGAACGAGCTGTTCTTCTTTGAGCGCGGAAGCGAAGAGGCTCTTGCCGTCATCGCTCTGCCGCGCCGCGATCGCATCACCTCCGCGATGCTGGCAGCGCCTACGGCGCTCGCTTCCGAAGTCGAGCTTGGGGCTTCCTCGCTGCCGGAAGGTTATCGCCTGAGCGCCTTGCATGAGGCTTCTAAACTGCACGCATTGCCCGGTGGTCTTCCCGAGGCGCCGCAGCCTATGGACGAGGAGTCCAAGGAGCGCTACCCCTTCGCCGTGGCCGAGCCCTTGCAGGGGCTCCCCATCGACTGGGAGCAGGGGATCTCGGATGCGATGATCCAGCGTCGTTCGACTCGCGCCTTCAGCGGGGCGGCTCTGAGTCGCCTGGAGCTTGCCACCCTGCTCGATTTCACCTATCGGCCCGATTGCTCGGATGATCCGCGCATCAACGCCGACCCGCGCTATTTCGACGCCACCATGCTCGGGACCTACGTCGCGGTGAATGACGTCGCGGGCCTGGAGCCCGGTTGTTACCACTACCATCCTGGTCGTCGAGAGCTTCGCCAGATCCGCTTCAAGAACCTGAGCGAAGAGGTGCAGTACCTCTGCCTCGGTCAGGAGCTCGGCGGGAAGGCGAGCGCTGTGGTCTTCCATACCGCGAACCTGCCTGCGGCCATCGAGCGGTACGGTGAGCGCGCCTATCGCTACCTGCACCTGGATGCGGGGCACCTCGGCCAGCGCCTCAACGTCGCGTCCATGCAGATGGGGATCGGCGTCAGCGGCATTGGCGGTTTCTTCGACGACGAAGTCAACGAGCTGCTGGGGATTCCTGAGAGCGAGGCGGTGGTATATATTACAACGCTTGGTCGTCCTGCTGAGCACTAG
- a CDS encoding cupredoxin domain-containing protein, protein MPDHSPLLALTFMLILGAAGCASGPAPIPFKDAPLASSPVEATVTPQDTLRSVLAALDPTPSALRQNVALPFTGDLDNPVVIIKDGRYHPYYTHVHMGGTVTWVNEDRTTQSVTSPVPGAVTRQGDWGGVLAPGERYTMTFNRAVGTFTYYSTFNPNQHGNIIVVGTQK, encoded by the coding sequence ATGCCCGACCACTCCCCCCTGCTGGCGCTCACCTTCATGCTGATCCTCGGAGCCGCAGGCTGTGCCTCTGGGCCCGCGCCGATCCCCTTCAAGGATGCTCCCTTGGCGTCATCCCCGGTCGAAGCGACCGTTACGCCGCAAGATACCTTGAGATCGGTCCTGGCGGCTCTGGATCCGACCCCCAGCGCGCTGCGTCAGAACGTCGCCTTGCCGTTTACGGGGGACCTCGACAATCCGGTGGTGATCATCAAGGACGGCCGTTACCATCCCTACTACACCCATGTTCACATGGGCGGCACCGTGACCTGGGTCAACGAGGACCGGACGACGCAATCGGTGACCTCGCCGGTTCCCGGGGCGGTCACCCGGCAGGGGGACTGGGGCGGGGTCCTGGCGCCCGGCGAGCGCTACACCATGACCTTCAATCGCGCCGTTGGCACCTTCACCTACTACTCGACCTTCAACCCCAACCAGCATGGGAACATCATCGTGGTCGGCACCCAGAAGTAA
- a CDS encoding PAS domain S-box protein, producing the protein MRLIGLMHGLFGKLAVRGDLGGVLKEFLLELGESLGATGGFLLSATDPTNLRLLADVGPVFQEDAHDAEVIRAFYNEIFHHQRPSLAVGSSRDATCLIGVPLVSDERLIGGMVFFRAEGQTPFTLEDMPLLGVVALPLAIHLENVEISRVNLTRRAELEAVLSSMVDGLLVVDSWGLVVSFNEAFKQLAGLSAAELYTLYWDDLVETSERNSTVFESFNAALREGERFNARCAALMRQSNGKAIPVSISFTTIVEPSGRITGGVLSVRDVTIETQIDRMKDEFVSTVSHELRTPITSISGFVEMMMAREIPRADQLPLLEVIHSEAGRLGRLINDMLDLSKIQSNRLSLQLKKFRLETLLKSVIRPFEVQHAQSHRIALTIDPQRGMLLADYDRLAQVMVNLVSNAVKYSPEGGLIQVSAQKLRDRWVIEVRDEGIGIPEDSLPHVFDRFYRVNENQTSGSGLGLFITKEIVERHGGTIGIESRLNEGTTFRVTLPAIAKAQPTVKPVKTRSQSARAGG; encoded by the coding sequence ATGCGGCTCATCGGGCTCATGCATGGCCTCTTCGGCAAGCTCGCGGTCCGCGGAGACCTGGGGGGCGTGCTCAAGGAGTTCCTGCTGGAGCTCGGCGAGTCCCTCGGGGCGACGGGGGGCTTCTTGCTATCGGCCACCGACCCGACGAATCTGCGCTTGTTGGCCGACGTGGGGCCCGTCTTCCAGGAAGACGCCCACGACGCCGAGGTGATCCGGGCCTTCTACAACGAGATCTTCCACCACCAGCGCCCGTCACTCGCCGTGGGCAGTAGCCGGGATGCGACCTGCCTCATCGGGGTGCCGCTCGTCAGCGACGAGCGCCTGATCGGGGGGATGGTCTTCTTCAGGGCCGAGGGCCAGACGCCGTTCACCCTGGAGGACATGCCGCTCTTGGGTGTCGTGGCGCTGCCTCTGGCGATTCACCTCGAGAACGTCGAGATCAGCCGCGTGAACCTGACGCGCCGGGCCGAGCTGGAAGCGGTCCTTTCGAGCATGGTGGACGGCCTGCTCGTGGTGGACTCCTGGGGGCTCGTCGTCTCGTTCAACGAGGCCTTCAAGCAACTCGCGGGCCTCTCGGCCGCCGAGCTCTACACCTTGTACTGGGATGATCTGGTCGAGACCAGCGAGCGCAACTCCACCGTCTTCGAGTCCTTCAATGCCGCCTTGCGGGAGGGGGAGCGCTTCAATGCCCGCTGTGCCGCGCTCATGCGGCAGTCGAACGGCAAGGCGATCCCTGTCTCCATCAGCTTCACGACCATTGTGGAGCCCTCGGGCCGGATCACGGGCGGGGTGCTCTCGGTGCGCGACGTGACCATCGAGACCCAGATCGATCGGATGAAGGACGAGTTCGTCTCGACCGTCTCCCACGAGCTGCGGACGCCGATCACCTCCATCTCAGGCTTCGTCGAGATGATGATGGCTCGCGAGATTCCCCGCGCCGATCAGTTGCCGCTCTTGGAGGTCATCCACAGCGAGGCCGGGCGGCTGGGACGGCTCATCAACGATATGCTGGACCTCTCCAAGATCCAGTCGAACCGTCTGAGCTTGCAGCTCAAGAAGTTCCGGCTGGAAACGCTGCTCAAGAGCGTCATTCGCCCCTTCGAGGTGCAGCACGCCCAGAGTCATCGCATCGCGCTGACGATCGACCCGCAGCGCGGCATGCTCCTTGCGGACTACGATCGCCTCGCCCAGGTGATGGTCAACCTGGTCTCCAACGCCGTGAAGTACTCGCCGGAAGGCGGGCTCATCCAGGTATCGGCCCAGAAGCTGCGCGATCGCTGGGTGATCGAGGTGCGCGACGAGGGGATCGGCATCCCCGAGGATTCGTTGCCGCACGTCTTCGATCGCTTCTACCGGGTCAACGAGAACCAGACCTCGGGCTCGGGCCTCGGCCTGTTCATCACCAAGGAAATCGTCGAGCGGCACGGGGGCACCATCGGCATCGAGAGTCGGCTCAACGAGGGCACGACCTTCCGGGTGACCCTGCCTGCGATCGCAAAGGCCCAGCCGACGGTCAAGCCGGTCAAGACGCGATCGCAATCCGCCCGCGCGGGTGGCTAA